A window of Streptomyces broussonetiae genomic DNA:
CACGTGCGGGACGACGTAACAGGCGGGCATGGAGGCGAAGGACAGCGCCGTGGAGATGTGCACGCTGTTGTCGATGAAGAACAGCCGCGCTCTCTCCATCTCGCCCCAGTCCACCCAGGACGGCGGGGCGCTCGTCGCCCGGAGGTATTCGCGGGCCACGTCGGGCAGCCCGTCCGGGAGTGGAGCGCCGGCGGTGGAGACGTACCGCATCAGGGTGTTGAAGGTGCCGACCTCCCCGCGCGCGAAGAGGGTCGCGACGGTGGCGTCGGCGAGTTCGTCGCCGGCCTCCCGCAGGGCGTCCATCGATGCCTCGGTGAAGGTCATGGCAGGGGCTCCTTGTCGGGGGAGTCATGGGGGAGGGAATCAAAGGCTCGGGTCGTGGGCGGACCGTGCTGTACGGGGCAGGCGGCTCGGTCAGTACGGGCGGACCGTCGCCGCATGCGCCAGCTCGGCCAGGGCGTGGGCGGCGGGCGTGGACACATCCAGTTGGTGGAGGGCGTCGAGCGCCTCAGCCACGCGCGCGGAGATCATGTTTTCGACGCGCTCCGGAGCCCCGAGCCGGCGCATCACCTCCCGTACGGCGTCCAGGCTCGCCCGGTCCGGCTCGCCCCGCCCCAGCAGGGCTCGCAGCCGCTCCCGCTCGGCCGCGCCGGCGATGCGCCAGGCCTCCGCCAGCAGCGCGGTGGGGCGCCGGCCGCGTAGGTCGTCGGAGTCGGCCTTTCCGGTGCGCTGCGGGTCCCCGAACAGGCCGAGCAGGTCGTCGCGCAGCTGGAAGGCCTCGCCGAGCGGCAGCCCGTACGCCGAGTAGCCCGCCCGCAGCCGTTCACCGGCCCCGGCGAGCGTGCCGCCGATCAACAGGGGCTGCTCGACGGTGTACTTGGCGGTCTTGTACCGGATCACCTTCAGCGACGCCGTGGTGTCCGGGACGGCCCCGGTGTGCAGGATCTCCAGGCACTCGCCCGCGATCAGCTCCCGGGCCAGCAGCGACCACAGCGGGCGGGCGCGGGCCAGGTACGCGGCGGGCAGACCACAGGTGGCGAACAACTGCCCGGCCAGCGACATCAGCAGGTCCCCGGCCAGCATCGCCAGCGACCGCGCGGCGGTGCCGGGACGCGGATGCCCGGTCACGGCACCCCGCAGGGCCAGGTGTGCGGTGGGCCGGCCACGCCGCAGGGGACTGTCGTCGATCAGGTCGTCGTGGACGACCGCGGCGGCGTGCACCAGCTCCATGGAGGCGGCGGCCCGCACCAGTGCGTCGCTGTCGGGCTGGCCGGCCGCGCGCCAGCCCCAGTAGCAGAACGCCGCCCGCAGCCGTTTGCCGTCCGCGACCGCCGTCTCCAACTGGTCGGCCACAGGGCCCAGGGCCGGATCGATCTCGGCCAGCAGATCGGCCTCCTGGGCCACGTACTCGTGCAGCACCTGGTCGACGCGGGTCCGGAACGCGGCCGCGTCCCACCGCTCAGCCGCCATCGGTACCCCGGCGGGCGAGCGCGTGCCGGGCGAGGATCTCCAGATGGGCGGGCGGCACGGTCGTGCACCGGTCCAGTGCCAGCCGGCCGCGGGCCACCAGATCCTGCTCGGCCGCCGACGCCAGCTCCGCGGCGTCCGAGCGGCGCAGCAGCCCCCGTACCGTCGTCAGGGCCGAGCCCAGTGTGCTCACCGTCAGATCCGCCACGCCCGCCACCAGCAGCACGGCCTGTTCGTCCAGGCCGCCACGGCGCCCCGCTTGCTGTGTCATGCCCCGAGCATGATGGCCCGGAGCGTGCGGGGCAGGCGGAATCGTCGCCGGGCGCACCATCGGGTGATCGGTTCGCAAGGCCGTGCGGTTCATGGCCGTTGCCGCATCCCTCGGCCGGGCCGGGTGTATCCCAGGGGCGGACGTGATCGTTCCCGGGTACGAACAAGATCATCAGCATCGGGGTCCGGGTGTATGGACCCCGGGTGGGCCCCGGTCCGGGCGGCCGCGGACGCCGGCCTCTGTGATGAGCAGGCGGCGGGATTGCGGGCCGGATCGCCCGCGCCGAGGTCGCCGGAGCCGATCGCGCCGCCGCGTCGCGCGATGCGCTTGACACACAAATCGAACATCCATTCTTATGGAAGCTCAAGCAAGGCTTCGGGTGGTGGATTTCGTCCCGTTTTGCACGAAGATGTCCCGGGGTTATCCACAGGCCAGGCCGGCGTCGGGGCGCATTGTCAGTGGCAGGCGTTAGCGTCTTTGACGTGAAGCGATCGACTCAAGCAAACCGGGTGGAACCCATGGCAGGAACCGACCGCGAGAAGGCGCTCGACGCCGCGCTCGCGCAGATTGAACGGCAATTCGGCAAGGGCGCGGTCATGCGCATGGGCGAGCGGTCGAAGGAGCCCATCGAGGTCATTTCGACCGGGTCGACCGCGCTCGACGTCGCCCTCGGCGTCGGTGGCCTGCCGCGTGGCCGTGTCGTGGAGATCTACGGACCGGAGTCCTCCGGTAAGACGACCCTGACCCTGCACGCCGTGGCCAACGCCCAGAAGGCCGGTGGCCAGGTCGCGTTCGTGGACGCGGAGCACGCCCTCGACCCCGAGTACGCGAAGAAGCTCGGCGTCGACATCGACAACCTGATCCTCTCCCAGCCGGACAACGGCGAGCAGGCCCTGGAGATCGTGGACATGCTGGTCCGCTCCGGCGCCCTCGACCTCATCGTCATCGACTCCGTCGCCGCGCTCGTCCCGCGCGCGGAGATCGAGGGCGAGATGGGCGACAGCCACGTGGGTCTCCAGGCCCGGCTGATGAGCCAGGCGCTGCGGAAGATCACCAGCGCGCTCAACCAGTCCAAGACCACCGCGATCTTCATCAACCAGCTCCGCGAGAAGATCGGTGTGATGTTCGGCTCCCCGGAGACCACGACCGGTGGCCGG
This region includes:
- a CDS encoding polyprenyl synthetase family protein, producing the protein MAAERWDAAAFRTRVDQVLHEYVAQEADLLAEIDPALGPVADQLETAVADGKRLRAAFCYWGWRAAGQPDSDALVRAAASMELVHAAAVVHDDLIDDSPLRRGRPTAHLALRGAVTGHPRPGTAARSLAMLAGDLLMSLAGQLFATCGLPAAYLARARPLWSLLARELIAGECLEILHTGAVPDTTASLKVIRYKTAKYTVEQPLLIGGTLAGAGERLRAGYSAYGLPLGEAFQLRDDLLGLFGDPQRTGKADSDDLRGRRPTALLAEAWRIAGAAERERLRALLGRGEPDRASLDAVREVMRRLGAPERVENMISARVAEALDALHQLDVSTPAAHALAELAHAATVRPY
- the recA gene encoding recombinase RecA — translated: MAGTDREKALDAALAQIERQFGKGAVMRMGERSKEPIEVISTGSTALDVALGVGGLPRGRVVEIYGPESSGKTTLTLHAVANAQKAGGQVAFVDAEHALDPEYAKKLGVDIDNLILSQPDNGEQALEIVDMLVRSGALDLIVIDSVAALVPRAEIEGEMGDSHVGLQARLMSQALRKITSALNQSKTTAIFINQLREKIGVMFGSPETTTGGRALKFYASVRIDIRRIETLKDGTEAVGNRTRCKVVKNKVAPPFKQAEFDILYGHGISREGGLIDMGVEHGFVRKAGAWYTYEGDQLGQGKENARNFLKDNPDLANEIEKKIKEKLGVGVRPEEPAAEPGADAAVTTAADDEAKTAPAPAAAKAAKPKAAAAKS
- a CDS encoding polyprenyl synthetase, with product MTQQAGRRGGLDEQAVLLVAGVADLTVSTLGSALTTVRGLLRRSDAAELASAAEQDLVARGRLALDRCTTVPPAHLEILARHALARRGTDGG